In the genome of Vicia villosa cultivar HV-30 ecotype Madison, WI linkage group LG7, Vvil1.0, whole genome shotgun sequence, one region contains:
- the LOC131618766 gene encoding uncharacterized protein LOC131618766 — MTWYKSLPNESITSWRALGKLFSRYFTASRRHPKSEASLEAIIQGKDESLRAYIERFNKEAVQVSTTAHMKKLLLSRGLRPHSDFAKAVGIETPATLDEFFLKAQAYIQYEEKEASHAVRNSRHEESSKNTRQDESRRGTDKKKDDKTRDPKDYKAPAGKFREYTPLNASRERILNECANAEFQTGKVRFPKSMPARL, encoded by the coding sequence ATGACTTGGTATAAAAGTTTGCCAAACGAGTCCATCACATCATGGAGGGCGCTCGGAAAACTTTTTTCCAGATATTTCACGGCCTCCCGAAGGCACCCAAAGTCAGAAGCCTCCTTGGAAGCCATTATCCAAGGAAAGGACGAGTCTCTACGGGCGTACATAGAAAGATTCAATAAAGAAGCCGTACAGGTATCCACCACTGCCCATATGAAGAAGTTATTGCTCAGTCGCGGCCTCCGACCACACTCGGACTTCGCTAAAGCCGTCGGAATTGAAACTCCAGCCACTCTTGACGAATTCTTCCTCAAAGCCCAAGCCTACATTCAATATGAGGAGAAAGAAGCCTCCCACGCCGTCCGCAATTCCAGGCACGAAGAGAGCAGTAAAAATACGCGCCAAGATGAATCTCGCCGGGGAACTGACAAAAAGAAAGATGATAAAACTCGGGACCCCAAGGACTACAAAGCCCCTGCGGGGAAATTCCGAGAGTACACCCCGCTGAACGCCTCAAGGGAGCGCATCTTGAACGAATGCGCAAACGCCGAGTTTCAGACGGGCAAGGTCCGATTCCCTAAGAGCATGCCCGCCcggctgtag
- the LOC131617030 gene encoding transcription factor PRE6-like, with protein sequence MSSRRSHSRQSGVSTEISDDQINDLITKLQQLIPELARRSNKVSAAKVLQETCNYIKNLHREVDDLSDRLSQLLDTIDPNTPQAAIIRSLLM encoded by the exons ATGTCTAGCAGAAGATCTCATTCGAGACAATCTGGTGTTTCCACTGAAATCTCTGATGATCAAATTAATGATCTCATCACCAAGTTGCAACAACTTATCCCTGAACTTGCAAGGCGTTCCAACAAG GTTTCAGCTGCTAAAGTGTTGCAAGAGACTTGCAATTACATCAAAAACTTGCATAGAGAGGTTGATGATTTAAGTGACCGATTATCACAACTTTTGGACACCATAGACCCTAACACTCCTCAAGCAGCTATCATTAGGAGCTTACTTATGTGA